A portion of the Segatella copri DSM 18205 genome contains these proteins:
- the lysA gene encoding diaminopimelate decarboxylase produces MKGTFPIDKFQEIQTPFYYYDTNVLRQTLKTINEEAGKHEGFEVHYAVKANANPKVLNIICQAGLGADCVSGGEIQAAIKAGFPASKIVYAGVGKSDWEINLGLEKGIFCFNVESIPELEIINELAEKQNKIAQVCFRINPDVGAHTHANITTGLAENKFGIAMRDMEAVIEEAAKMKNIQFLGLHFHIGSQILDMGDFEALCNRINELQNQLEAHHIVVKNINVGGGLGIDYNHPNRQPIPNFKDYFDTYAKKLKLRDGQKLHFELGRAVVGQMGSLITKTLYIKQGTAKQFAIVDAGMTDLIRPALYQAYHKIENISSDEPVETYDVVGPICESSDVFGKAVDINKAHRGDLIALRSAGAYGEIMASQYNCRQLPKGYITEDF; encoded by the coding sequence ATGAAAGGTACATTTCCGATAGATAAGTTTCAGGAGATACAGACTCCGTTCTACTATTACGACACCAATGTGTTGCGCCAGACATTGAAAACCATCAATGAAGAGGCTGGCAAGCACGAGGGATTTGAAGTGCACTATGCCGTAAAGGCAAATGCCAACCCTAAGGTGCTCAATATCATCTGTCAGGCTGGTTTAGGAGCTGACTGTGTGAGCGGAGGAGAAATTCAGGCAGCCATCAAAGCCGGATTTCCAGCCAGCAAGATTGTTTACGCTGGTGTAGGTAAAAGCGATTGGGAAATCAACCTCGGATTGGAGAAAGGCATCTTCTGCTTCAATGTAGAAAGCATTCCGGAGTTGGAAATCATCAACGAACTGGCTGAAAAACAGAATAAGATTGCGCAGGTTTGTTTCCGCATCAATCCGGATGTCGGCGCCCATACGCACGCTAACATCACAACAGGTCTGGCAGAAAACAAGTTCGGAATTGCCATGCGCGACATGGAAGCCGTAATCGAAGAGGCTGCCAAGATGAAGAACATCCAGTTCCTCGGACTGCACTTCCACATCGGAAGCCAGATTCTCGATATGGGTGATTTCGAGGCACTCTGCAACCGTATCAACGAACTTCAGAACCAGCTCGAAGCTCATCACATCGTTGTGAAGAACATCAATGTGGGAGGCGGATTGGGCATTGACTATAATCATCCAAACCGACAGCCAATCCCTAATTTCAAGGATTATTTCGATACATACGCAAAGAAACTGAAGTTGCGCGATGGTCAGAAGCTTCACTTCGAGTTGGGCCGCGCTGTAGTGGGTCAGATGGGTTCTCTCATCACCAAGACACTCTACATCAAGCAGGGCACAGCCAAGCAGTTTGCCATTGTGGATGCAGGAATGACTGACCTTATCCGTCCAGCTCTCTATCAGGCTTACCATAAGATTGAGAACATCTCAAGCGATGAACCTGTTGAAACTTACGACGTAGTAGGTCCTATCTGCGAATCAAGCGATGTCTTCGGCAAGGCTGTCGACATCAACAAAGCCCATCGCGGCGACCTCATCGCCCTCCGCTCAGCCGGAGCCTATGGTGAGATCATGGCGAGCCAGTATAACTGTCGCCAGTTGCCAAAGGGGTATATTACAGAAGACTTTTAA
- a CDS encoding glycosyltransferase yields the protein MMIISTTTIIAGAVVVLLAVLGSLINPFLRSLRFQKTETAENQPPVSILITAHDNLAELERNLPMFLRQQYAADYQVIVVCQSTDGETQDFLKRTAAENPHLYYTYIPESSRYMSRKKLQITLGVKAAKHEWIILTEPNCRPSNDKWLQTMARQCQDPNHLVLGYVALDEETKSIRRFDSIRKAYYVLRRAQQTYGYRSHMPNVAFRKSDFMKEQGYQGNLEYVRGEYDFLVNKYAHYGDTATELDCDAWLIREAPSNKSWHNAHLYLQASRRSLERAGSMRTLMFFDHLMPHLSLIATLAVAAYSILMKNWILTGCAGFSFLLLFIVRMLIANKAIRHFDDGIAMFKLPFFEYGIIWRNLATKLRYWRADKNDFTSHKL from the coding sequence ATGATGATCATTAGTACAACTACTATAATAGCAGGCGCAGTGGTGGTTTTATTAGCGGTTCTCGGATCGCTGATAAATCCATTTCTGCGCTCGTTGCGCTTTCAAAAAACAGAAACGGCAGAGAATCAACCTCCTGTCAGTATACTCATTACCGCACACGATAATCTTGCTGAATTGGAGAGGAATCTCCCTATGTTCCTGCGTCAGCAGTACGCTGCCGACTATCAGGTAATCGTAGTCTGCCAGAGTACAGATGGCGAGACACAGGATTTTCTGAAGCGAACAGCAGCCGAGAACCCTCATCTGTATTATACTTACATTCCTGAGAGTTCACGCTACATGAGCCGCAAGAAATTGCAGATTACACTGGGTGTGAAGGCAGCCAAACATGAATGGATTATTCTGACTGAACCTAATTGCCGCCCAAGCAACGACAAGTGGCTGCAAACCATGGCCCGTCAATGTCAGGACCCAAACCATCTGGTATTGGGATATGTAGCCCTTGATGAGGAAACCAAGAGCATACGCCGTTTCGACAGCATCCGCAAGGCTTACTATGTTTTGCGCCGTGCCCAGCAGACCTATGGTTATCGCAGCCACATGCCAAACGTAGCGTTCCGCAAGAGCGACTTCATGAAGGAACAGGGCTATCAGGGCAACCTGGAATATGTTCGCGGCGAATACGATTTTCTCGTCAACAAGTATGCCCATTATGGCGATACTGCTACAGAACTGGATTGCGATGCATGGCTCATCCGCGAAGCACCATCGAACAAGAGCTGGCACAATGCCCACCTCTATCTGCAGGCTTCACGCAGGAGTTTGGAAAGAGCCGGTTCCATGCGAACCCTCATGTTCTTTGACCATCTCATGCCACATCTCAGCCTGATAGCAACACTGGCCGTTGCAGCCTACTCTATCCTCATGAAGAATTGGATTCTTACAGGATGCGCAGGTTTCAGTTTCCTCCTGCTGTTCATCGTGAGAATGCTGATAGCCAACAAGGCCATCAGACACTTTGATGACGGAATAGCGATGTTCAAACTGCCATTCTTCGAATATGGAATTATCTGGAGAAATCTGGCTACCAAATTGCGCTATTGGCGGGCTGACAAAAACGATTTCACTTCTCATAAACTCTAA
- a CDS encoding SPOR domain-containing protein — MSNDCVIVPGFGGFMAHHVDARYDGRDSMFLPPLRTIGFNPQLQMNDSLLALSYVEAYDISYPEALNRIADEVTEMRQTLENSGKFELNDIGTIILNEDGNYTFEPCEAGILTPELYGLGGLNMLPLAQISAEEVQKTEDSAASIIEMPAKTVENNRTESEVKNQDSNQKMESGLSVNNSVFVNEEEESNAEFISIKKSWLRNIAAACIALIAFFTYSSPLGTPTVQKSQIDTGMLNRIMPKEINKVAQPQELVLSTESQAEESIPAKSVNMTQDNELQTASSYYSIVLASRVTKRNAACYAELLQNKGFKEARVLITDNNVKVIYGTYSTEGEAYTALNRLHNYDAFTDGWITKVKE; from the coding sequence TTGAGCAACGATTGCGTGATTGTCCCAGGATTTGGTGGCTTCATGGCTCATCATGTAGATGCGCGTTACGATGGCAGAGACAGCATGTTTTTGCCACCGCTGAGAACTATTGGCTTTAACCCACAGCTCCAGATGAACGATTCTCTCCTTGCACTTTCGTATGTTGAAGCATACGATATCAGCTATCCGGAAGCTTTGAACCGCATTGCTGATGAAGTGACAGAGATGCGTCAGACTCTGGAGAATTCAGGAAAATTTGAACTGAATGATATTGGCACCATCATATTGAACGAAGACGGAAATTATACCTTCGAACCATGCGAGGCGGGCATTCTTACCCCTGAGTTGTATGGCTTGGGCGGCTTAAACATGCTCCCACTCGCGCAGATTTCTGCAGAAGAGGTTCAGAAGACTGAAGATTCTGCTGCTTCAATCATTGAAATGCCAGCAAAGACAGTAGAAAACAATCGTACAGAAAGCGAAGTCAAGAATCAGGATAGTAACCAGAAGATGGAGAGTGGACTCTCTGTCAACAATTCTGTGTTCGTTAACGAAGAAGAAGAATCAAATGCCGAATTCATCAGCATCAAGAAGAGCTGGTTGCGCAATATTGCAGCAGCCTGCATCGCTCTCATTGCATTCTTCACCTACTCTTCTCCATTGGGAACCCCAACTGTTCAGAAGAGCCAAATCGACACAGGTATGTTGAACCGCATCATGCCTAAGGAGATCAATAAAGTTGCGCAACCTCAAGAACTGGTACTTAGTACAGAATCACAGGCAGAAGAGAGCATTCCTGCCAAGTCTGTCAACATGACTCAGGACAATGAATTGCAAACAGCTTCTTCTTACTATAGCATCGTTTTGGCAAGTCGTGTTACCAAGCGCAATGCTGCCTGCTATGCTGAACTCCTCCAAAACAAAGGATTCAAGGAAGCTAGGGTGTTGATTACGGATAATAATGTGAAAGTTATATACGGAACATACTCTACCGAGGGCGAAGCTTATACTGCTCTCAACCGTTTACACAACTATGATGCTTTTACTGACGGCTGGATTACGAAAGTGAAAGAATAG
- the hisF gene encoding imidazole glycerol phosphate synthase subunit HisF yields the protein MVKIQSKSKGLAKRIVPCLDVKNGETVKGTNFVNLRSAGDPVELGKAYSDAGADELVFLDITASFEERKTFTDMVTRVAAEINIPFTVGGGINELKDVDRLLNAGADKVSINSAAIRHPDLIDEIANHYGSQVCVCAIDARLDSDGWHCYVKGGRERVELGLFDWAKEVADRGAGEILFTSMDHDGVKQGFANEALARLAEEVSIPIIASGGAGKMEHFRDAFTQGKADAALAASVFHFGEIAIPDLKKYLREEGINVRI from the coding sequence ATGGTGAAAATTCAAAGTAAAAGCAAAGGATTAGCTAAACGAATCGTTCCTTGTCTTGATGTAAAGAACGGCGAGACGGTAAAGGGAACCAATTTCGTAAACCTTCGCAGCGCTGGTGACCCGGTAGAACTGGGAAAAGCTTATAGCGATGCTGGAGCCGATGAGCTCGTATTCCTCGATATTACAGCGAGTTTCGAAGAGCGCAAAACCTTTACGGATATGGTAACCCGTGTGGCTGCCGAAATCAATATCCCATTTACTGTGGGAGGTGGAATCAATGAACTCAAAGATGTTGACCGCCTGCTCAACGCAGGAGCCGACAAGGTTAGCATTAACAGTGCTGCCATCCGACATCCGGATCTCATCGATGAAATTGCCAACCATTATGGCTCACAGGTTTGCGTATGCGCCATTGATGCACGTCTCGATTCTGACGGCTGGCACTGTTATGTAAAAGGCGGAAGAGAACGGGTGGAACTAGGATTGTTTGACTGGGCTAAGGAAGTAGCCGACCGGGGTGCCGGTGAAATTCTCTTTACCAGTATGGATCATGACGGTGTGAAACAGGGATTCGCAAACGAGGCCCTCGCCCGTCTTGCTGAAGAAGTAAGCATTCCTATCATCGCCTCAGGAGGTGCTGGAAAGATGGAGCATTTCCGCGATGCGTTCACCCAAGGCAAGGCAGATGCTGCCCTAGCAGCCAGCGTGTTCCACTTTGGCGAGATTGCCATTCCTGACCTCAAGAAATACCTGAGAGAAGAAGGAATCAACGTGAGAATATAG
- the hisIE gene encoding bifunctional phosphoribosyl-AMP cyclohydrolase/phosphoribosyl-ATP diphosphatase HisIE yields the protein MEIDFEKLGGLVPAIIQDAVTKNVLMLGFMNQEAYDKTIATKKVTFWSRSRNCLWTKGETSGNFLNLVSIQNDCDNDTLLVKVHPDGPTCHKGTDTCWAEENTLNPILFLSELQDFINKRHEEMPEGSYTTSLFKKGVNKMAQKVGEEAVETIIEATNGNNEKLIYESSDLLYHLIVLLTSKGLRIEDVVKELQMRHDPEWDKKRRVAKSKGEMK from the coding sequence ATGGAAATAGATTTCGAAAAATTAGGCGGACTGGTTCCTGCCATCATCCAAGACGCAGTTACAAAGAACGTCTTGATGCTTGGCTTCATGAATCAGGAAGCATACGATAAGACAATAGCAACCAAAAAGGTGACATTCTGGAGCCGTTCACGCAACTGCCTCTGGACAAAAGGTGAAACATCAGGCAACTTCCTGAATCTCGTTAGCATTCAGAACGACTGCGATAACGATACCTTGCTGGTTAAGGTTCACCCAGACGGTCCAACCTGCCACAAAGGTACAGACACCTGCTGGGCAGAAGAGAATACACTCAACCCAATCCTCTTCCTCTCAGAGCTTCAGGACTTCATCAACAAGCGCCACGAAGAAATGCCAGAGGGAAGTTACACTACCAGCCTCTTCAAGAAAGGCGTTAATAAAATGGCACAAAAGGTTGGAGAAGAAGCTGTTGAAACCATTATCGAAGCCACAAACGGCAACAACGAGAAACTCATTTACGAGAGTTCAGACCTTCTCTATCACCTCATCGTTCTGCTCACAAGCAAGGGCTTGAGAATAGAAGATGTTGTGAAAGAACTTCAGATGCGTCACGATCCGGAATGGGATAAGAAACGCCGCGTTGCCAAGAGCAAGGGCGAAATGAAATAA
- a CDS encoding cell division ATP-binding protein FtsE codes for MLIDYQNVSIYQADKCVLPNINFHIDEGEFAYLIGKVGSGKSSLLKTLYCELDLVEGETEKAEILGRDLKTIRRKEIPALRKELGIIFQDFQLLHDRTVRKNFEFVLKATGWKNKKDREKRIEEVLNEVGMIDKIDKMPHELSGGEQQRVAIARAILNNPKIIIADEPTGNLDPETASNIVSLLKDITKQGTAVVMTTHNIPMLDKFPGIVYRCKEGVLYDVTNEYNHIDLTEDGEDN; via the coding sequence ATGTTAATAGATTATCAGAACGTCAGCATATATCAGGCCGATAAGTGCGTGCTCCCAAACATCAATTTCCATATTGACGAAGGAGAATTCGCCTACCTTATTGGAAAAGTCGGCTCTGGTAAAAGTTCGCTATTAAAGACACTTTATTGCGAACTAGACCTTGTAGAAGGCGAAACCGAGAAGGCTGAAATTCTCGGCAGAGACCTCAAAACTATCAGGCGAAAGGAGATTCCGGCTCTGCGTAAGGAATTGGGAATCATCTTTCAGGATTTCCAGCTGCTACACGACCGCACCGTTCGCAAGAACTTTGAATTCGTACTCAAGGCAACAGGCTGGAAAAACAAAAAAGACAGAGAAAAGCGTATCGAAGAGGTGCTCAACGAAGTAGGCATGATTGATAAAATCGACAAGATGCCTCATGAACTCTCAGGTGGTGAGCAACAGCGTGTAGCCATCGCCCGCGCCATTCTCAATAATCCAAAAATCATCATCGCCGATGAGCCTACAGGCAATCTCGACCCAGAGACAGCCAGCAACATCGTGAGTCTGCTGAAAGACATCACCAAACAAGGCACAGCTGTTGTGATGACAACCCATAACATCCCGATGCTCGACAAATTCCCAGGCATCGTTTACCGCTGTAAGGAAGGTGTGCTCTACGACGTAACCAACGAGTACAACCACATCGACCTCACAGAGGATGGAGAAGATAATTAA
- a CDS encoding aspartate kinase: MKVMKFGGTSVGSPERMKGVASLVTESGEPTFIVLSAMSGTTNSLVEISDYLYKKNPEGANEVINNLEKKYMQHVEELYSTEEMKNTTREFLQGEFNYLRSFTKDLFTSFEEKSIVAQGEMMSTNMVVNYLKEQGVKAVLLSALDFMRTDKNAEPDPQYIKEKLAAIMEQNQGYQIYITQGFICRNAYGEVDNLQRGGSDYTASLIGAALPAEEIQIWTDIDGMHNNDPRVVEHTEAVRQLNFEEAAELAYFGAKILHPTCVQPAKYAGIPVRLKNTMDPKADGTIIDNVIVRGKIKAVAAKDNITAIKIKSSRMLLATGFLRKVFEIFESYQTPIDMIATSEVGVSMSIDNDSHLNDIVNELKKYGTVTVDSDMCIICVVGDLDWSNVGFETIATDAMKNIPVRMISYGGSNYNISFLIREKDKKQALQNLSNVLFEKK; the protein is encoded by the coding sequence ATGAAGGTAATGAAATTCGGAGGTACTTCTGTAGGCTCACCAGAGCGCATGAAGGGAGTAGCCTCTTTGGTTACAGAATCAGGTGAACCAACTTTCATCGTATTGTCTGCGATGAGCGGTACAACAAACTCTCTCGTTGAGATCTCTGACTATCTTTACAAGAAGAATCCAGAGGGCGCCAACGAGGTAATCAACAACTTGGAGAAGAAATACATGCAGCATGTAGAAGAACTCTACTCTACCGAGGAGATGAAAAATACGACTCGTGAGTTCTTGCAGGGCGAATTCAACTATCTCCGCTCATTCACCAAAGACCTCTTCACTTCTTTCGAGGAGAAGAGCATCGTGGCTCAGGGCGAGATGATGAGCACCAACATGGTTGTAAACTACTTGAAGGAACAGGGTGTAAAGGCCGTATTGCTCAGTGCATTAGACTTTATGCGCACAGACAAGAACGCAGAACCGGATCCTCAGTACATCAAGGAGAAGTTGGCTGCTATCATGGAGCAGAACCAGGGCTATCAGATTTACATCACTCAGGGATTCATCTGCCGCAACGCATACGGCGAGGTTGACAATCTGCAGCGTGGCGGTAGCGACTACACCGCATCTCTTATCGGTGCAGCTCTCCCAGCTGAAGAGATTCAGATCTGGACAGATATCGACGGAATGCACAACAACGACCCTCGTGTCGTAGAGCACACTGAAGCTGTCCGCCAGTTGAACTTCGAGGAGGCTGCTGAGTTGGCTTACTTCGGTGCCAAGATCCTCCACCCTACCTGTGTTCAGCCAGCTAAGTATGCAGGCATCCCTGTACGCTTGAAGAACACCATGGATCCTAAGGCCGACGGTACAATCATCGACAATGTCATCGTACGCGGCAAGATCAAGGCTGTTGCTGCCAAGGACAACATCACAGCCATCAAGATCAAGAGTAGCCGCATGTTGCTCGCTACAGGTTTCCTACGCAAGGTATTCGAAATCTTCGAGAGCTATCAGACTCCAATTGATATGATTGCCACTTCTGAGGTGGGTGTCAGCATGAGTATTGATAATGATTCTCATCTTAACGACATCGTAAATGAGCTGAAGAAATATGGTACAGTAACTGTTGATTCTGATATGTGCATCATCTGCGTTGTAGGTGATTTGGACTGGAGCAACGTTGGCTTCGAGACCATCGCTACCGATGCGATGAAGAACATTCCTGTACGCATGATTTCTTATGGTGGTTCTAACTACAACATCTCATTCCTCATCAGAGAGAAAGATAAGAAGCAGGCATTGCAGAACTTGAGCAACGTATTATTCGAGAAGAAGTAA
- the hisA gene encoding 1-(5-phosphoribosyl)-5-[(5-phosphoribosylamino)methylideneamino]imidazole-4-carboxamide isomerase, whose product MIELIPAIDLINGQCVRLTKGDYDQKKVYNDNPAEVAKQFEQMGFKRLHVVDLDGAKSKHIVNDAVLKAITTETSLVVDFGGGIKTEEDIEKAFAAGASMVTVGSIAVTIPELFMQWLDKYGADRLILGADVRNGKISINGWKEDSSEDLLPFLKKYIDKGVRYVLCTEISKDGTLQGPAIELYKEVMAAYPQLHLIASGGVSCNEDIEALETAGIPAVVFGKAFYEGKIDVKKLVNSFNR is encoded by the coding sequence ATGATAGAATTAATTCCAGCTATCGACTTGATAAATGGCCAGTGTGTTCGTCTTACCAAAGGCGATTACGACCAGAAGAAGGTTTACAATGACAATCCTGCCGAGGTGGCAAAACAGTTTGAGCAGATGGGCTTCAAACGCCTGCATGTAGTAGACCTCGATGGAGCCAAGTCAAAGCACATCGTAAATGATGCGGTGTTGAAGGCAATTACCACAGAAACCTCTCTCGTGGTTGATTTCGGTGGCGGAATCAAGACCGAAGAAGATATTGAGAAAGCTTTTGCTGCGGGAGCAAGCATGGTTACAGTGGGCAGTATTGCCGTCACCATTCCTGAACTCTTCATGCAATGGTTGGACAAATATGGAGCCGACCGCCTGATTCTGGGAGCCGACGTAAGAAACGGAAAGATTTCTATCAACGGATGGAAAGAAGATTCTTCTGAAGATCTCCTTCCTTTCCTGAAAAAGTACATCGATAAAGGAGTACGCTATGTTCTCTGCACAGAAATCAGCAAAGACGGAACGCTGCAGGGACCTGCCATAGAACTCTACAAAGAAGTAATGGCTGCCTATCCTCAACTGCATCTTATCGCCTCAGGCGGAGTAAGTTGCAACGAAGACATCGAAGCATTGGAAACTGCAGGAATTCCTGCCGTAGTATTTGGAAAAGCTTTCTACGAAGGGAAAATCGATGTTAAGAAACTAGTTAATAGCTTCAATCGATAA
- the hisH gene encoding imidazole glycerol phosphate synthase subunit HisH, with product MDVAIVKYNAGNIYSVVNAMKRLGIEPVLTDDAEMLQKADRVLFPGQGQAREAMEYLKAHQLDQVIKNLKQPVLGICVGQQLLCRHSEEGDVDCIGIFDVDVKRFQPQKHEDKVPAMGWNEIYDLKTDLYKGFGNRTDSDSDKSTADALLHPYSYFVHSYYVPLCEETIAKAEYILPYSASLHKDNFYTCQFHPEKSGKVGEQILKNFLEIK from the coding sequence ATGGATGTAGCAATCGTAAAATATAATGCCGGAAATATCTATTCCGTAGTCAACGCCATGAAGCGTTTAGGCATCGAACCTGTACTTACAGATGATGCAGAAATGCTCCAGAAGGCTGACCGCGTTCTCTTCCCAGGACAAGGCCAGGCAAGAGAAGCAATGGAATATCTGAAGGCTCATCAGCTTGATCAAGTAATCAAGAACTTGAAGCAACCCGTCCTGGGCATTTGTGTAGGACAGCAACTCTTGTGCCGTCATTCTGAAGAAGGTGACGTAGATTGCATCGGAATCTTTGATGTAGATGTAAAGCGATTCCAGCCTCAGAAACACGAAGACAAGGTGCCTGCTATGGGATGGAATGAAATCTATGATTTGAAGACTGACCTTTATAAGGGGTTCGGAAACAGAACGGATTCTGACTCAGACAAGTCTACCGCTGATGCACTGCTTCATCCCTACTCCTATTTCGTACATAGTTATTATGTGCCACTCTGCGAGGAGACCATTGCCAAGGCAGAATACATTCTTCCTTATAGTGCATCGCTCCACAAAGACAATTTCTATACCTGCCAGTTCCATCCTGAAAAGAGCGGAAAGGTGGGAGAACAGATTTTAAAGAACTTTTTAGAGATAAAATAA
- a CDS encoding FHA domain-containing protein, producing MKRVRCPKCDNFITFDETKYQAGQSLVFVCPNCNKQFGIRMGVSKLRETRKEEKLDENANEKGYGSIVVIENVFAYKQVIPLQLGDNIIGRYMKNSGINCPIETVDPSVDMNHCVINVSRDKKGKLKYVLRDGPSYTGTFVDNEILGDRERRVIEDGTLFTIGATSIILRTADSEEEN from the coding sequence ATGAAAAGAGTACGTTGTCCTAAATGCGATAATTTTATCACCTTCGATGAGACCAAGTATCAGGCAGGTCAGAGTCTCGTTTTCGTTTGTCCTAATTGCAATAAGCAGTTTGGCATCCGAATGGGAGTTTCCAAGCTCCGCGAAACCCGCAAGGAGGAAAAACTTGATGAGAATGCCAACGAGAAGGGATACGGTTCTATCGTTGTCATCGAGAACGTATTCGCTTACAAACAGGTCATCCCGCTCCAGTTAGGCGACAACATCATCGGCCGCTACATGAAGAACAGCGGAATCAACTGCCCTATCGAAACCGTAGACCCAAGCGTTGACATGAACCATTGCGTAATCAACGTTAGCCGCGACAAGAAAGGCAAATTGAAATATGTACTCCGTGATGGACCAAGTTATACAGGAACTTTCGTTGACAATGAGATTCTGGGCGACAGAGAACGCCGCGTTATTGAAGACGGAACCCTGTTCACCATTGGAGCAACTTCTATCATTCTCCGCACAGCAGACAGTGAAGAAGAAAACTAA